From the Paenibacillus sp. MMS20-IR301 genome, the window GGAGCGGTGAAGCGATTGAAGTCATTCAGGATTATCTGAACGGAACCAATATGAGCGTGCAGAGCACATCTGATGTGATCAAATCCACCGGAATGACCCATGTGGAATTCCCGATCCGTGTCCGCTTCTCCCCGAAAGAGGCCGAGAAGACACAGAGAATCAAGAATGCCGCTGAATTTGTCTCTGATCTGCTGCTGAGCGCAATCTAAAGGGGGGTACAGAGATGAACAGACATTATGTGATAGTCGGCAGCGGCGTAGCAGCGGTTCATGCCGCCAAGGCGATCCGTGACCGGGATGCGGAGTCGGACATTACGATCTTTGGTGAAGAGAACCATCTGCCCTACAACCGGATTAAGCTGACCAAAGGGCTGTTCAGCGATCTGCACAGCGAGAAGGTGCTGATCAAGAAGGAGAAGTGGTACCGGGAGAATCGGATCACCCTTCATACCGCAAGCCGGGTAGCGTCCATTCACCCGGAATCGCAGGAGGTGGAGACAGCAGACGGCCGGCGGGTAACCTACCATAAGCTGCTGCTCTGCATGGGCGCCCGCAACCGGGCGCTGAGCGTAGACGGAGCAGGTCTGAAGAATGTCCACACGATCCGGGAACTCGGTGATGCCGATCAGCTGAAGGCAAGCCTGACCAGCGGCCAGCAGGTCGTGGTCATCGGCGGCGGAGTCCAGGGGCTGGAGACGGCATGGGCGCTGCATGAAGCCGGCTATCCGGTGACGGTTGTTGAAGCGGCCCCGCGCCTGATGGCAAGACAGCTGGATGAAGCTTCCTCTGAACGGCTGCGCGGCAGCCTGGAGCAGCATGGAGTACAGGTTAAGCTTCATGCGGGAGTGGCCGCAATTACAGGTGAAGAGGCAGTCACAGGTGTGACGCTGGATAACGGGACGGTGGTTCCGTGTGACCATGTTGTATACTCCATCGGAATTGTACCGAATACCGGGCTTATGCAGAATACAGGCATCACTACCCGTTCAGGGGTCGTAGTGAATACGCATTTGCAGACAAGCGCGCCGCATATATATGCTGCCGGAGATCTGGCCGAGCTGGACGGCCTCGTTGAAGGGCTGTGGGGCGGAGCGATGGAGCAGGGCAAGGTTGCCGGAGGCAATATGGCGGCAGCTGAGCCTGCAGATTACCGCAGAACAACGCCGGTTACACTGTTTAACGCCTTTGGCAGCTCGCTGTTCTCGATCGGGAATACGGATGAGCGCCAGTGTGACCAGACGGTATCGGCTGAGGCGGATGGCGTGTACACCAAGATTTATGTGAAGGACAACAGGCTGGCCGGAGCTATCTCCTGGGAGGGTGCCGCTGCCTCACTGATCTATAAGTCCGCAGTGGAGCAGGCCGTAAGCCTGGAAGGCATAGATCTTGCAAGCCGCAGCCTGGAGGAAATTATGAGTGCGGTAGAGAGCAGGCTGGCATAGCGGATCACGGTCAAAAGCCTGCTGAGTAATAGTTGTTCTATAAACGAATCGGATGCCTGCTACCCGCACTGATGTGGATTAACTGTAGTTTTTACAACTAAAACCGGCATTACTGTCCGTGTACACACCTTAAGTGTATTTCGTGCAACTATAACTGCACAGATGGCGTATTTTGAACGATTTCCGGAAATATAAGTGTACTAAATACAACTAAAACCCTGTGAAGGCAGAATACGGCAGGTTTAGTTGTACAGAGTACAACTAAAATCAATGATTACAGGAGGAACTAACCATGACCAAATATATTTGTAAGCCTTGCGGCTATATTTACGATCCGGCGCTGGGTGATCCGGATGAGGATGTTTGTGCGGGTACAGCTTTTGAGGATCTGCCGGAGGATTGGGTCTGCCCGGTGTGCGGTGAGGATACGAGCCATTTCGAACCGGTAGCCCAGAAAAGGATTGTGTCTTAAGGAACAGCCGCTCCATTAAGCTGGCAGATGAACCTGGGAGGGATAGGAAATGCCGGAACATTCCTGCAAGAACGCTGCGGAGCCGTGTACCCGCAAGGTGCCGATTTTCGCACATTTGAGTAACGGGGAGCTCTCGCGGATCAGTGAAATGATCAAGCACCGCAAATATGCCAAAGGCCAGGCGCTAATTCTCGAAGAGCAGCCTACCGACACTTTATATATCATTCAGCAGGGGCAGGTGAAGCTGTCCAAGATGACGCCGCAGGGCAAGGAGCAGATTCTGCATGTGCTGAGCAGCGGGGAATTCTTCGGCGAGCTGAATATTCTCAGCAGTGAAGAGCTGAGCAATTTCAGCGCCTATGCCCTGACTGATACCGCCATCTGCCTGCTGACCCGGCCGGATATGGAGCAGCTGATGACTGAGAATCCGGATATCACGATTAAGCTGCTGAAGACGGTCTCGAAGCGGCTCGCCCACACGGAGAATCTGGCCCAGAGCCTGGCGACCAAGGACCCGGAGATCCGGATTGCCTATATGATTCTGGAGCTTAGCGACAAGTACGGCAAGCCGCGCAGCGGCGGCACCTTCATTAAGCTGCCGCTCTCCCGTGAGGAGCTGGCCAGCTATGTCGGCGTTACCCGGGAGACGATCAGCCGTAAGTTCGCCATCTTCGAGGATCTCGGGCTTATTGAGCTGATCGGCAATAAACAGCTGATTGTGAAGGACCGGCTATCGCTGGAACAATATATGATATAGACGGACTATGAATACGGTCCGCTGCGGATCTGAAGATTCGCAGCAGCCTGGTGAGAGAATCCGGAGCTGCAATTCATTTGGTAAGAAGCGCTTAGGCGCTTCTTTGCCGTTTCGGCCCAAGAAATTGATTTTGACAAAAGACAGGCAGGCGTGTGAGAATATAGTTAATCAGACTAACTAAAATGAGGTGTGCAGATGAAGGAAAGCACGGTAAGGAGTGCGGAGATTGTCGGGTTATTTTGCCGGCAGCAGATGCAGGTTAAGAAGGGAATTCCTGTGCGCTCGAGTGAGATGGGCGTGCTCATCTATATTGAGAAGCAGGAGGAGCCGGTTACGCCGCTGTTGGTCAGCAGCTTCTTCCGGATCTCCAAGCCGTCGGTTACGGTGATGATTAATTCTCTGGTCCGGCAGCAGTATCTGCAGAAGGCGGCATCACCTACAGATGGCCGAAGCTATACCGTTTCATTAACGGCAGCGGGCCGTGAGCTGGTAGAGTCTACGGCGGCTGAATATTTCCGCAGTATGGAGCAGCTTGAAGAGCAGATGGGCAGCGCCGATTTCGGGAGGTTCATAGATTTAATGCAGCAGGCTACAGAAATCTTAAGCGGGGAGGCGGGACGTCCATGAGCGTATTAGTCACAGGAGCTTCCGGCAATGTCGGCGGTTATGTGGTGGAAGAGTTGCTGAAGACAGGCGAGCGGGTTACAGCTGCGGGGACCGATGCCGGCAGGCTGGAACGTAAATTTAACGGCAGGGTAACCTGTGTGGAGCTGGATTTCACTAAGCAGAGCACGTTTGCAGCCGCACTTGCAGGTGTGGACCGTGTCTTTCTGATGCGGCCGCCGCATCTGGGCAGGCCGGAGGATCTGTACCCGTTCATTGATGCCATGAAGGATCACGGCATCACACTTGTGTCCTTCCTGTCCCTGATGGGCATCGAGAAGAATAGTGTACCGCCGCATTACAAGATTGAGAAATACATAGAATCTTCCGGCATTCCCTATGCCCATATCCGTCCGGGCTTCTTCATGCAGAATTTGTCGGGGATTCATGCCGAGGAGATCCGCCGGCAGAATCAGATCTTCATTCCGGCCGGCAAGAGCAAGGCGAGCTTCATCGATGCTGCCGATATCGGGCTTGCGGCAGCCACGGTGCTGAAGGACCCCGGGAGGTTCGCTAATACTGCCTACACTATAACGGGTTCAGAGTCCCTGGATTATAATCAGGTGGCTGAGATTCTGAGTGAGGTTACCGGACGGAAGATCACCTACGTAAGGCCGGGGTTTCTACGGTACAGACGGTATTATATTAAGCACCGTGGGCTGGATAAGGCTTATGTTAATGTTACGGTTGCCCTCTATTTCATGACCCGGATGGGCACGGCGCAAAGGGTGAGCCATGAGTTCAGGGAGCTGACCGGCCGGGAGCCGCGGACGTTCCGGGAGTTTGCGGAAGACAATCTGGGGTGTTTCAGTGATGAACAGTGATGAAGGCCAGAGTCATACAGAATAAGTACACTATAGTTTGTATAATGCCCTCTCCCGGCGGGTAATAACTAACATTACACCGAAACTGGAACAGCGGAAGGGAGCTGGCGGGAGATGAAGCGCAAACTGCTCTTGACAGGGGCGTCAGGCAGAATCGGCAATGTGATCTATCAGGGCTTGAAGGCAGATGACAGGTATGCTATTACCGGTGCGGATATACAGGCGGATGAAGCGGAAGGGATTCTGCAGCTGGACATCACGGATGAAGCGCGGCTGGCTGAGCTGACGCGGGGAGCGGATGCCGTGCTGCATTTTGCCTGGATCAAGGATGAGGAGGATTTCCTCGGCAAAGTGCTGCAGGGGAATGTGAGCGGTGCTTATAAGCTGTTCGAGGCGGCGGCTGCAAACGGGGTGAAGCGGATAATCTTCGCCAGCTCAAATCACGCAACCGGCTTCTACCGGTCAGATGAGAAGACCGATGTCATGGACCCTTACCGGCCGGACAGCTTCTACGGGCTGAGCAAATGTTATATCGAGCTGCTCGGCCGCCTGTATGCGGATCAGGGCCGAATCTCATCCTTCAATATCCGGATCGGCAATTTCCCCGGCGATGACCGGCCCCATTCGGAGCGTGCAGGACATATCTGGATCTCTGAACGCGATATGCTGCAGCTGGTGATCTGCTGTATCGAAGCGGACGCCGGTATTCCATATATGAATCTATACGGCACTTCAGCTAATAGCGACAATTATTATGATATCGGTTATCTGGAGGATTCAATTGGCTACAAGCCGCTGGATGACGGAACGGAGCTGCTTGAGCAGGCGAAGGCTGCCGGCTGGAAAGTGCGCCAGGACGAGACCGCCTATCAGGGCGGGCAAAAGCTGTAGCAGGCAATAGAGAGTCTGCGCGGGACCCCATACCAGGGGTCTTTTTTATTGATCAGGGATTGGATTTTCACCATGAACAGCAGTAATCATCCAAAAATCCGGGGCGGGCAGCTGCCGCAAGTCTCATCTTTAAGCGGACAATCATGTACAATGAGCTGCCGCGCAGGTAAATGGACGGAATTGGCTCCCTGTTCAGCAAGCAGCCAGTCGCGTAATGGTTGTTCAAGTGACTGGCTGAGCGTTACGGACAGGAGAGGCGTTAAGCCAGCGGAAAGGCACCTGAGTGTTGGTCTTACGGACATGAGCGCCGTTATTTCACCGGAAAAGTGAAATTTGCCCATGAAAAGCGGCGGATAAGGGCCATGGTGTCCGCAAGACCGCCCAAAAGGCCTATTTTGAGCGAATAAAGGCTGTGGTGTCCATAAGGGTCTGTATTTCCCGCCTCCCCCGGTAATCAGGTGATAAGATTTGTTTCCTAATGTCCGATTATGTGTTAGACTCGAGCCTTATTAAAGCCCTTACATTTGAGCCGGCCGTAAAATTCAGACGCGCTGTACCGCAAACGGGGGAGAGGAAGAGGCCACATGAAGCGTTATTTTCTTGATAAGCCTATACAGGCTAAGCTGCTGATTACTTTTTTGCCGGTAATGATTCTGTCCGTTATTGCTACAGGCTCGTTCTCCTACTGGTCCGCCAGCGACCAGCTCCGCAAAAACTCGCTGTATTCGCAGGCGGATACCACCTATCAAACGGCTTTGTTTCTGGATGATAAGTTTCTGACTATATTTGAACAGCTGGTTAATCTGGAGGATACTACGTCGCTGCGTAATCTCTTGTCTGTGAACGATCAGGGGGATACCCCGCAGAAATTCAATGACATTATTGAGCTGCATAACCGGCTGGGCAATGTATACCACACCTATAATGCGATGGTCGATTCCATCTATGTTGCCTTCAATAACGGCCGTTCCTTCAGCCTCCAGCAGGAGTATGTACCCCGCAGCGTCTCGATCGACCTTCCGGCCTGGCAGCAGCGGTATAACACATCCGAGAAAGGCTACTATTGGCTCAACAGCCATAAAGACGCTGTCTTTGATACGGTAGAGGACAGGCGGGTGCTCAGCAGCTTCAAAATGATCGGTACACCCACCTCCTCCTCCAGCGGGATCGTGCTGATTAACCTGCGTGAAAGTTACTTTCTGGAAATTATGCAAAATGTGAAGATCAGCCCGAACGGTGCGCTGGCGTTAATCAGCCCGGACGGCGAGCTGTTCTCCAGGACATTGAAGGCAGACTATGAAGTGCAGCCGGATACGATTGCCGACCTGAGGCAGCTTGCGGGCGGGAACGGCAGTCTTACAGCGGGCAGCGCAGCCGGCCAGAAGCTGGATATTGCCTATCAGACGCTGCCGTTGAACGGCTGGGTGCTGGCGGCCATTGTACCGGAGAAGGATATTCTCGCGGGTGCGTCGCGTATCCAGTGGATCGTTCTGGCCGTAACCCTGGTCATTCTGGTGCTGGTCGCCGCGTCAGCGACGCTGGCTGCGCGCAACCTGAGCAATCCGATCCGTTACCTGTCCAAGCAGGTCAAACGCTTCGAGCGCGGGGATTTCAGTGTCAGCTTCGCGATTGACCAGCACAATGAGATCGGCGTCCTGGCTACCGGCCTGACCCGGCTCTCCGATTCGGTTGAGCAGCTGCTGAGCGAGGTCCGCGAGGAGCAGGAGCAGAAGCGCAAGGCGGAGATGCGGGCGCTGCAGGCGCAGATTCAGCCGCATTTTCTATATAATACGCTGGGTTCGATCAAGCATCTGATTGATCTGGAGGAGCGGGAACGCGCCTCCTTGATGGTGAGCGCCTTAACCCGGTATTTCCGTATCGGGATCAGCAAAGGCGCAGAGCTGATTACCCTGGCGGAAGAAATCGAGCATGTGCGCAGCTATCTCCTGATTCTGAATATCCGGTATAATCAGGATTTCGACTATACGATTGAGGTGGAAGATGAGCTGTTGTCCCTGCGCATCCCGAAGCTGACGCTGCAGCCGATCGTAGAGAATGCAGTCTATCACGGGATCAAGAACAAGCGCGGCAAAGGGCTGGTGGCCATAAAGGGGCATGCGGCGGAGGATACCGCAGTGCTTGAAATTTATGACAACGGACAAGGCATCCTGCCTGAGCGGCTTAGCCAGCTGCGCGCTTCACTCCAGGCGGATATTGCGGGTGACCATGCGCTGAGCTTCGGACTCTGGAATGCCCACCGCCGGCTGGTGCTGCAATTCGGACTGCCATACGGCCTGGCTATCGGCAGCGAGGAAATGAAATTCACCCGGGTAACGGTAGAGATGCCCCGTGTACAGAAAGAAGGAGACGCTCATGATTAAACTGCTCATTGTAGATGACGATATGTGGATCCGGGAAGGCCTTAAGCGCAATATCCGCTGGGAGCAGGCCGGAATCGAGGTAGCCGGTACGGCTGCCGACGGGGAAGAGGCGCTTGAGCGGATGCAGGAGCTGCAGCCGGATCTGGTGCTGACGGATATCCAAATGCCTTTTCTGGACGGGCTGCAGCTGGCCGAACGTATTAACGAGGTGTATGCCGGTACCAAGGTTGTCTTTCTGACCGGCTACGATGATTTCTCTTATGCCAAGC encodes:
- a CDS encoding Crp/Fnr family transcriptional regulator, translated to MPEHSCKNAAEPCTRKVPIFAHLSNGELSRISEMIKHRKYAKGQALILEEQPTDTLYIIQQGQVKLSKMTPQGKEQILHVLSSGEFFGELNILSSEELSNFSAYALTDTAICLLTRPDMEQLMTENPDITIKLLKTVSKRLAHTENLAQSLATKDPEIRIAYMILELSDKYGKPRSGGTFIKLPLSREELASYVGVTRETISRKFAIFEDLGLIELIGNKQLIVKDRLSLEQYMI
- the rd gene encoding rubredoxin encodes the protein MTKYICKPCGYIYDPALGDPDEDVCAGTAFEDLPEDWVCPVCGEDTSHFEPVAQKRIVS
- a CDS encoding SDR family oxidoreductase, producing MSVLVTGASGNVGGYVVEELLKTGERVTAAGTDAGRLERKFNGRVTCVELDFTKQSTFAAALAGVDRVFLMRPPHLGRPEDLYPFIDAMKDHGITLVSFLSLMGIEKNSVPPHYKIEKYIESSGIPYAHIRPGFFMQNLSGIHAEEIRRQNQIFIPAGKSKASFIDAADIGLAAATVLKDPGRFANTAYTITGSESLDYNQVAEILSEVTGRKITYVRPGFLRYRRYYIKHRGLDKAYVNVTVALYFMTRMGTAQRVSHEFRELTGREPRTFREFAEDNLGCFSDEQ
- a CDS encoding NAD(P)-dependent oxidoreductase, whose translation is MKRKLLLTGASGRIGNVIYQGLKADDRYAITGADIQADEAEGILQLDITDEARLAELTRGADAVLHFAWIKDEEDFLGKVLQGNVSGAYKLFEAAAANGVKRIIFASSNHATGFYRSDEKTDVMDPYRPDSFYGLSKCYIELLGRLYADQGRISSFNIRIGNFPGDDRPHSERAGHIWISERDMLQLVICCIEADAGIPYMNLYGTSANSDNYYDIGYLEDSIGYKPLDDGTELLEQAKAAGWKVRQDETAYQGGQKL
- a CDS encoding FAD-dependent oxidoreductase yields the protein MNRHYVIVGSGVAAVHAAKAIRDRDAESDITIFGEENHLPYNRIKLTKGLFSDLHSEKVLIKKEKWYRENRITLHTASRVASIHPESQEVETADGRRVTYHKLLLCMGARNRALSVDGAGLKNVHTIRELGDADQLKASLTSGQQVVVIGGGVQGLETAWALHEAGYPVTVVEAAPRLMARQLDEASSERLRGSLEQHGVQVKLHAGVAAITGEEAVTGVTLDNGTVVPCDHVVYSIGIVPNTGLMQNTGITTRSGVVVNTHLQTSAPHIYAAGDLAELDGLVEGLWGGAMEQGKVAGGNMAAAEPADYRRTTPVTLFNAFGSSLFSIGNTDERQCDQTVSAEADGVYTKIYVKDNRLAGAISWEGAAASLIYKSAVEQAVSLEGIDLASRSLEEIMSAVESRLA
- a CDS encoding sensor histidine kinase — translated: MKRYFLDKPIQAKLLITFLPVMILSVIATGSFSYWSASDQLRKNSLYSQADTTYQTALFLDDKFLTIFEQLVNLEDTTSLRNLLSVNDQGDTPQKFNDIIELHNRLGNVYHTYNAMVDSIYVAFNNGRSFSLQQEYVPRSVSIDLPAWQQRYNTSEKGYYWLNSHKDAVFDTVEDRRVLSSFKMIGTPTSSSSGIVLINLRESYFLEIMQNVKISPNGALALISPDGELFSRTLKADYEVQPDTIADLRQLAGGNGSLTAGSAAGQKLDIAYQTLPLNGWVLAAIVPEKDILAGASRIQWIVLAVTLVILVLVAASATLAARNLSNPIRYLSKQVKRFERGDFSVSFAIDQHNEIGVLATGLTRLSDSVEQLLSEVREEQEQKRKAEMRALQAQIQPHFLYNTLGSIKHLIDLEERERASLMVSALTRYFRIGISKGAELITLAEEIEHVRSYLLILNIRYNQDFDYTIEVEDELLSLRIPKLTLQPIVENAVYHGIKNKRGKGLVAIKGHAAEDTAVLEIYDNGQGILPERLSQLRASLQADIAGDHALSFGLWNAHRRLVLQFGLPYGLAIGSEEMKFTRVTVEMPRVQKEGDAHD
- a CDS encoding MarR family transcriptional regulator encodes the protein MKESTVRSAEIVGLFCRQQMQVKKGIPVRSSEMGVLIYIEKQEEPVTPLLVSSFFRISKPSVTVMINSLVRQQYLQKAASPTDGRSYTVSLTAAGRELVESTAAEYFRSMEQLEEQMGSADFGRFIDLMQQATEILSGEAGRP